In Cryptomeria japonica chromosome 1, Sugi_1.0, whole genome shotgun sequence, the sequence AAGTCTTGATATTTAATATATTGCTTCATATTTCCTAAGTTAAAAGCAGCAAAGTTCATGACATACAAAATAgacatacaaaaaataaaaataaaaataaaaacaaaatcatcacaaaataacataaaaaaaaaataaaaaataaaaacaaaactgtCCTTGCAGTCTCTGGCAGGAACTTCGCTGCTCTGCAGCACTTGTTTAGGAGGCGTTATAAAGCTATATGCTGGAGGCAACTGCAGGAAGATAGAGGATTGCATTTCATCTCCCTGAGAAAATTTATTTAGATTACATGCCACCAGGTTATATAGTTATAATAATGATCAGTATTCGAGCTGAATGCCAGACTCATATAGAACGCCAGCCTTCCAACTAGACGGTATAATATTTCCCTTGGGAGATGGCATTACGATGACCCACACACCACCATTACGCCTCCACATTTCTTTCCAATCAGAGATTCCCTCCTGTCAATACACCCACAATTGTCAGTGTTTAAGAAATATATAATAATTTCAAGGAGAAATTGCACTGTAGTATGATTTTTTGTTGTATACCTCAGAAACTTCAACAGCCACTATATCACTTTCACCTCCTTGGTAGAGTAACACTAAAGATAAATAATAAGGGTAATTGCTGCTCTTGTTAATCTTGAACCAGATATTGTATCCTAGATAGTTGCAAGCCACTCTATAAAACATATGGTCAGCATTAGGTAGTAATAGTACACAATATAGCAACTAGAGTAATGTAAAACCTCTAGCCTTACCGTCTGGACTCAAGGCCAATAACACCCAAAGCCCTAATTAAGTGTATCATATTTCCCCTTCTTGGCCATACTTGTGAAAGCATGGGGACTCATAATAAAATCAGTTTTATCACCTTCTCCATAATCTGTGACAACTAGTTTTACTCCACTGCCTGAGCAGAGGACCGTATCTTTGCATCTCACCTATTTAATAAGCAAAATCATTGAGCACTCCAGTCTATTGTGTTATACCACGATGGTTATTTCAAATACAATACTAATGGTTTTTAggaattgaaaaataataataatgattacCTGATAGCAAGCACCACATCCAGCCCCGTTTCTATAAAATAATTGACTGGTGGCAGCAACATCTCCAGCCTTGATGTATCTTCCATAATCACCATATTCACATTTGCCGcctgttgggaatgtgaagcccaatggttAGATGACCTTTCACCTTCTCCTAGCTATTTGCTTCATAGCTGAATACATTTGTATAAATGGCTCTGTGCAGCCCATGTATGTGTAGTATTGGATATTTGGTTAATAGATCATTATCCCTgctttctggtggacgtagccacttagtggtgaaccacgttaaaaccTTGCATGCGTTGTCAtgtatattttatgtttatttatgttttagtttaattgttgaatgttatcTTTGTTCGTATTAATcttcacaattggtatcagagccagattggCTTGAGTAGAGATGGAAGACGAAGATGATGATGCTGATtttattattgaagaatttcttgatTCTCTTGATTTGACTGAAGGAGAGGATGTTGAAGGAGAGGATGTTGAAGAGGACGCCGCTGAAGAGGAGGATGCTGAAGCGAGTAAAGATGAAGTTGATTGTGTCATTGACGAGTTTCTCAGCAATTTAGACTCAAAAGGGAGTGAAGTTGTGCAAGTGAAAgctaaaaaaattcaccatgtacattggtgggatggctggaaagatgaagaagaagatgccaAGTTTGTGGCAAAGATCcaagaatatgatgatgaaaaaAGAGGGAAAAGTGAAAGCGATCGTGAGGAATCACAAAGAAGGTCAAACTACAAACCTAGAGATGATAGTTGGGCAAACTGTGGCAAGAGAGGCCACATCAAAAATAATTGTTCGAATTACAAGAAAATTGATGTCCTCCCTATTCCTGGCAAAAA encodes:
- the LOC131857367 gene encoding expansin-like B1, which produces MVIMEDTSRLEMLLPPVNYFIETGLDVVLAIRVACNYLGYNIWFKINKSSNYPYYLSLVLLYQGGESDIVAVEVSEEGISDWKEMWRRNGGVWVIVMPSPKGNIIPSSWKAGVLYESGIQLEY